A window of Xenopus laevis strain J_2021 chromosome 1L, Xenopus_laevis_v10.1, whole genome shotgun sequence genomic DNA:
tattaacagtAAAGactgttaatatttatttatatttttcagtttcagagttacatttttattaaaggagaaggaatttcattatattggcagctaaaggagaaggaaaggcttcgtacacttgggggtgccaaatgttaggcacccccatgtgaatgtattgacttcactgaaaccccaggccagtgctcctatcagcagaaaagtgcacCAGCCCGGGTTTTtatgtaagtcaatacaatcacttgggggtgactaacatttggcacccccaagtgtacgaagcctttccttctcctttagctgcaaatataatgattttttttacaacagcgccacttgctggtcagttcTTTTGACTTTACAGTCAGAAATagacattcagaaggaaaaacgTAGAAGTGTTCTTAAATGGCTCTGCTCCAGAAAGAGTAAAAAAGCCTCCAAAGACTTCTTCTGTCACCTTCTTATGTAGAGCAACAGCAGGTCCTCATTGAAGTTATATCTCTcttgactgtacagttacaggacctgttgttacaaaatgcattatattGGCAGTTTGTAAATAGCTcggaaactgtaaaaaatgtatttaaatgagcAATTTTACATAACGTTTTTAAGGATTACTCATTACTACTGATAGTGACTCCTGAAAGTTTAATAGACCTGTAGGAGAACTGACTTCAAGAACCAGATCCAGTACAGTACTGTACATTTACAAATTTGTTCAAaaccatttaaattaaaattctaagcaacttcaagaATACGTTAGTTACACGTTCTttcaaaatgcaaactttttgaGTGAAGAACCCTTTTAATCACTTAGCAAGTGACTGCTTACTTCTGTTTAGAGACCGACACCCATCTGACTTCAGACATAGATGGATGAAGAACAGAAGGTGCATCCTGTTGTTGTAGATAGGCTGTATAGGTTTTGCAAGCATAGCTGCATTGGTATATGATCATTTTTGCAGAATGAATGACGAATACTTTCACCGATAGTAGCAAAATTGCAGCAGAGTACAAATGATGCACCTGTCGTCTTttccattaaatattttcagcagTTTATTTGCAAAGGTGCTGTAGGTGACAGCAGCATTTTTCAGTTTCCTTCTATAGTTGCTTAAAACAGTGTGGAGAAGTCAGCCTATCATGCCTTCTTCATTTGGTTTTTGCTATATTGTTTTGAACATGAGCCACCAGGTCACAGAATATATAGGGACAGACATTGCTAATAACATTCATTTGGTTTTTGCTATATTGTTTTGAGCATAAGAACCACCTGGGCACACAATATTGCTTTCACAGATACTGCTTTCGAAACCAATTACAATTGCTGATAACATTAAAAGCTTTGAAAATTGGTAGTTTGTAAAACTAGTAATTTTGGTTAGACTTAGAATTTCATTAATTAggcaacattttttggggggtttataTGCGCTTTAATTTCCAAAAAGTAAAATTTCTTAATCATAGTAACAATTTGGGCTATACAATtccttattaaacattttttaatatatttgtactGTTCCCTGTATTTCTTTGCTTTAGTATATTTATGCCTTCAATATTGTGCCAATGAGTTTAACGGATATAGCAGACCTTGTTAAACAGCCATTAGATGTAACTGAAAACCCTTACAGAAAGTCTGACAAAGACACCCCAAAGAGCAAAGGAAACAAATCTGCTGAGGAGGTAGGAACAGGTCTTTGTTTTTGTTTCGTTTATTATAAATTGTATTCATGTTGTCACCATATGTCACAGCTCTAAAGGTAAGGGGCACTGTGACAAACACATTTCAGCAAGTCCTCCTTTCTCTGTACCAGGAAGAACCCACACAGCAATTCTTCTTTGACTTGAATAAGCCACAAGGGAAAAAACGGCAGACAGATGGAAAGGGAGGGCGTCAGTCACAGGCAAAGCAACCCAGGAAACATCGTAAGTGAAGGAGATTCTCATGAGGGTGTATGTAAATCTTGTATTcagacccagactggcaatccctattgacaaaatgtcagatgGGCTGCTGACATTTGCTTCTGTGTGCTTGAAATGCTATCGCAAACCCCAGCCCAGACCTGCAGTCAATATGACAAGTTCATTTTCTTGTTGGATCTTGGGGATTAAGGGAATCTGTCCACTTGATGTAGTTTATCCATAGTACAGGGCTTAGAATACATTTTAACTCTtcattaatttaactttttaaagtGAACagaattttaattcattttaaaaatcaagATCTGTTACCAAGATGGGGGAAACCAAAGGGGATTTTCCAGAGTTCTATAAAACTAGGTTTGTACTGCTTGATTACACTGAACAACGTAGGGAAGCAGAAAAATGgttacagtttttttcccctgaacTGAATATGGAAGACATACTAGGAGCACTATATAGATGTATCAAAACACTTGTCTTTGTACCCGGAAATGTGTTTGAAACTTTTCCATAATGCGTATTactctccttaaaaaaaaatttaatgaacTGAAAGAACTGAAAATTGCTCAAAATGTAATCAAAGTGAAGCTACTATGTATCATGCTTTATGGGGATGTTAATTTCCAAATAATTTTTCCCCTTCAATATGAATTGGATTCAGACTTCTCTAAAGAAAGAAGCTCAAGATAAAACATGTTTTGCAACATTGGAGGGTAACATTACTACTTTACATAGAGAAAAAACAACAAGCATTGATACAGTGCTTTCATACAAGCGGAGTGCTGCcttgattaataaaatatatatatatatatatatatttatattacatacaaactactggataggtgcactcagaaaacaatggaaatgcctaggtgctggaacatatatcaaaatctatagagcaaagaaatacatacataggtcttttgtgaagagaaaaatgggtttattcaacttTCCGGCTCTTAGACTCGAGGACAGCTCGAGTCTAACACCCAAAACGTTGAATAATCCCATTTTTTTCTTACCTATGAGTGcagatttctctctctctctctctctctctctctctctctctctctctctctctctctctctctctctctctctctctctctctctctctctctctctctctctctctctctctctctctctctctctctctctctctctctctctctctctctctctctctctctctctctctcataaaaAGCTTTACCTTTTACCAATGGATCTTGTAGAGAGGCTGATGGGAGAACTCCTAAATGTCAGCTAGCAGCAATATTAGGCTTCAGTTTGTATACATTAATGAAAATAAAGGTGTTTGATAGCATAACTTCTATTATTAATTAAATACTATACACGTTGAGATCATTTTGGTTTTTTAGGtatagagacattttttattgaatttaccatctaaaaacaatctctttaaacattttctttttgtaaagcCCAGCCAACAGGCCCGTGCTGGTTTTGTCTTGCTAGCCCTGAAGTGGAAAAACATCTTGTGGTCAGCATTGGTGATAATGTAAGTAGTAGGGTTTCATTGTGTGAACTAAACACATTATTATTCTTAATTATCACATCGCAGGAAAAAGCTCTGTGTTTTCTTTGccataatttttttaacttgcctcAGGCTGCAGCTACCAGTAGGCTACCAGGaatggcaaaaagctgctcctgaaAACTTAAAGATGcaaaattgtgctctctgcactagatgcAGCACCCTGTACCCACtgtaaagttaaaggggttgttcacctttgagttaacttttagtatgatgtaggggttatattctgacacaatttgttttcattttttattatttgtggtttttgagttatttagctttttatacagcggTTCTCCagtctacccccccccccagagctgctttagaaggggaaACATGACAtgtgaatattagaaaaacggtcacacaaaGAAAATTGGTTATTTGTGGTGACCTATCTataaacaactaggtgtttgaaggtgaacaaccctttaaaggagaaggaaaccctgtagaaaaaaaacccacgtAGACCACtctccctccaggctaactgcccccctgggTAGAGCAACCCAGGAAACATCGTAAGTGAAGGAGATTCTCATGAGGGTGTATGTAAATCTTGTATTCAGatccagactggcaatctatatctgtatttttgcaaatgtcagaggggctgctaagTAAAGTAAAGAGTTAAGGGTAACAGCTGGGCGGGGACAGGGAGGAggtctatgtatggtaggggggtagggttttttttaattaatggttTAACTGAGCAGAGCAAGTCAAAATGAGTGAGCAACCAAGAAATCCATATGTGTTCAGTGAGAGGTCATGTTTTCCTTTTATGAAATGTTCCCAATACTGAAAATCTGTTTGATGCACTTCATATTTATTATCTTCTTTTAGAAAAGCATTAAGTCTTTCTGTACTTTTTTGCCCCCCCTAGTGTTATGTTGCTCTTGCCAAAGGAGGCTTAATGTCGGATCACGTGCTGATTTTACCAATAGGCCATTACCAATCAACAGTTGACCTTTCATCTGACGTGGTTAAGGAAGTCGAACAGTACAAGGCTGCGCTGAGGACGTTTTTCAAGACAAAAGGGAAAAGATATGTTATGTTTGAAAGAAATTACAAAAGTCAGCATTTACAGTTACAAGTAAGAATACAAGTATATAATACATTCTCCATATTGATTTACTTTAGCCAATTCTGATGTTGATGGAACGTGATGCAAAAAAGTGCAGGTTCTTTTATTCCTTTGCAATACAAAtatgaaacccgttatccagaaagctccatagcATGGGAAAAACATCCCCTATAGGCTCTGTTTTAatgaaattattactttttttttttttttttaattatttctgttttcccATTAATAAGAAGACCTTACACTTACCAgttcccaaactaagatataaataatccttattggaggcaaacaatccttttgggtttaatgtttaaatcatctttaagtagacttaaggtatggagattcaaattaaggaaagatcccctATCCGGAAAATCCTGTACTGTACAAATTTTTAGTAGAAACTGTAGAACTCCATACAGGCCAGAAATATTTTGCTGACCTATTGGATGTCAAGCAGAATGTGTTAAATGGacacttttttaatacattactccaatttagtttttttactaatTCTAGGTCATGCTTTTTTTGGGTGTTCAACTTtacatcaacttttagtatgatgtagagtgatagtctgtcattttctattatttgtggttttgagttattttgctttctattcaacagctctccagtttgccattgccgcaatctggttgctagggtccacattaccctaacaaccatgcactgatttcaataagcgactggaatatgaataggaaagggcctgaaaagaaacaagtaataaatagtagcaataacattacatctGTAGTCCCCTGTCTCCCATACCTTATCcatcacctcctctgatgaagcacccgATGGTGCAAAATGCGTGAGGAGGGTGTGGCCTACATTAGGTATGGAGACAGGGGGTGAGACTCTGCCATGTGGTATGTAATGAATGAATTGATCTATCACAATTATGTAATAAACTTGGTGAATTTGTACAATTTAATGCCTGAAGTGAGTTAACGTGCATTTTTTGTttctatattatagaatggccagttctaagcaacttttcaattggtcttcattctttatttattttgagttatttgccttcttctaactctttccacctttcaaatatggtcactgacctcatctaaaaaacaaatgctctgtaaggctataaatctattgttattgctactttttattactcctctttctattcaggcctctcctatctcttattcaaatcagagcatggttgctacggtaatttcgaccatagcaaccagattgctaaaattgcaaactggagtgcagctgaataaaaagttaaataactcaaaaaccacaaataataaaacaaaagaaaaaaaccaattgcaaatagtctcagaatatcactcgacTTCATACTAAAAGCTTATTCCGTGTTGAACTGTCCCCTTAATGaagaactgttttgtttttttttgagtaaaattagcattttaatgtAAGATTTCCCTGTGCTCTCTATATTTTGtggtttccattttttcttttatccGTTGTACCAATGAACTTCATTTTCCCTGCCTTCAGGTTGTACCCCTTCCACTCAGCTGCTGCACTACAGAAGACATAAAGGAAACGTTTATCTTAcaagctcaggagcagggaatgGAGTTGTTAGAAATCCCAGAACACTCTGACATAAAACAAGTAAGAAGACATTAACATTTGTTTTACGCTATTCTACAAAAGTGCTTATCTTTCATGTATttcccattttaaaggggttgtttaccttccaagcTCTTTATCATTTCAGTAGTGTTCAGGCTGTTCAcagatataaagattttttttcaatagcaTTTCACgttttattttgataatttttccaaaattgaagtttaaagtttaatgttcctgtctcaggGGTTTCCGTTTGGTAACTCTGTAATCCAGGGTCAGATTCTGACCTGTTACATTTTGCTACATTAGATGATAGtatatttttcagcagcatctgtgtaaTGTTATGAACTATTTAaccaattataacagctgccattaatgaaactctgggattctcaGCAGGACaaacaataagaaatgtatcatttagaacagtttatggTTTCTGTGACCTCCCCCAAagaactgctttagaaagacatacaAATGTGTAAATCTTGAggcttcagtattagaaaaacagtcacaggtagaaaataatacaggtatgggacctattatccagaatgattgggacctggggttttccggattagtgatctttccgtaatttggatcttcataccttaagtctgctaaaatttgaacatgaaataaactcagtACTTATTGGGTTCTGCtcccaataagtattaattatatcttagtttgaatcaagtactagacactgttttattattacagagaaaaaggaaatcatttttataaatttaatttggattatttgattataatggagacggatgtgagacggcctttccataatttggagctttctggataacgggcttccaaataacggatcccatatctgtaattgaaaaaagtctttatttttggttaaaacaactgaactaaaaaaaggttggcaggtgaacaactcctttatgTGGGATATATTTAGCTCTCTCTGTAGTAGAGGAGTGTTGTAAATGTATAATGGAATCAATACAGGAAGTCTGTACACTGTTCATTCTTATGGTTTAGCTTGATTTAATTTTGCATTTAATAGTTTAGTCTAGTGTGTACAGAACTTTACTTCTCTATTTCTTTGCATTTATATAGATTAGCCTTGGCAAACACGTTATCGATAAACTTCAATTGTTTATAGATAGTAATAGTCCATCATTAGATCATTCTAAATGGAAACTATAACACATACATTTAAGAATGTGCAAACATCTCTGTACTGGAGGAGGACACATgtagacactcctaacaaaatccgagatgaaactcctgtgacaactttgaaggttgAATCATGACTACTGAAggtttttagtgtttagttctcttttacgTTGAAAGTGATCTATATTTTAACTGAAGAAACACATATACTGTTTTTGCACTTCTGTAATCTAGTATTATTCCATAACATTGTATGTAATGAATGACTTTTTATTAGATTGCACAGCCAGGGACACCGTACTTTTATGTCGAATTGGACAGTGGTGAAAAACTTTTTCACAGAATTAAGAAACATTTTCCTCTGCAGTTTGGAAGGTATGAATTACTATGGATTCTTTGGTGGAGCATACTATTGTGTGGGGCATAAATTATTTTTGGTATGTGGTTGGCTGCCATATTTGATGGCTTTCttacatttttcaattccagggAAGTACTGGCCAGTGAAGCCATTTTGAATATTCCCACCCGAGCTGACTGGAAAGATTGCAAATCAAGTCGAGCAGAAGAGGAAGACCTCACCAAAACTTTTAGAGATGCCTTTGAGCCATTTGACTTTACGTTACAGGACTAAACAAAGGATTTGTAGCCGGAGGAATAGACTTTCATATTTTTGCCACAGTGGTCAATTTTTTGTAAATGAtcaatatagagatataaaaaagaCGGATGGT
This region includes:
- the cwf19l1.L gene encoding CWF19-like protein 1; protein product: MGERVLRVLTCGDVYGRFDVLFNRVRVIQKKSGQFDMLLCVGSFFGTSPESQTHWDEYKSGAKKAPIQTYVLGANNQETVKHFKDVDGCELAANITYLGRKGLFTGASGLQIAYLSGIESSSEPAPAYCFTAKDVTSLKMSLMSNSKFKGVDILLTSSWPKDVSNYGNALPNEASKKCGSALISNLAFNLKPRYHFAALEGENYERLPYRNHLVLQENAQHVSRFISLASVGNLDKKKYIYAFNIVPMSLTDIADLVKQPLDVTENPYRKSDKDTPKSKGNKSAEEEEPTQQFFFDLNKPQGKKRQTDGKGGRQSQAKQPRKHPQPTGPCWFCLASPEVEKHLVVSIGDNCYVALAKGGLMSDHVLILPIGHYQSTVDLSSDVVKEVEQYKAALRTFFKTKGKRYVMFERNYKSQHLQLQVVPLPLSCCTTEDIKETFILQAQEQGMELLEIPEHSDIKQIAQPGTPYFYVELDSGEKLFHRIKKHFPLQFGREVLASEAILNIPTRADWKDCKSSRAEEEDLTKTFRDAFEPFDFTLQD
- the cwf19l1.L gene encoding CWF19-like protein 1 isoform X2; translated protein: MSRLTCGDVYGRFDVLFNRVRVIQKKSGQFDMLLCVGSFFGTSPESQTHWDEYKSGAKKAPIQTYVLGANNQETVKHFKDVDGCELAANITYLGRKGLFTGASGLQIAYLSGIESSSEPAPAYCFTAKDVTSLKMSLMSNSKFKGVDILLTSSWPKDVSNYGNALPNEASKKCGSALISNLAFNLKPRYHFAALEGENYERLPYRNHLVLQENAQHVSRFISLASVGNLDKKKYIYAFNIVPMSLTDIADLVKQPLDVTENPYRKSDKDTPKSKGNKSAEEEEPTQQFFFDLNKPQGKKRQTDGKGGRQSQAKQPRKHPQPTGPCWFCLASPEVEKHLVVSIGDNCYVALAKGGLMSDHVLILPIGHYQSTVDLSSDVVKEVEQYKAALRTFFKTKGKRYVMFERNYKSQHLQLQVVPLPLSCCTTEDIKETFILQAQEQGMELLEIPEHSDIKQIAQPGTPYFYVELDSGEKLFHRIKKHFPLQFGREVLASEAILNIPTRADWKDCKSSRAEEEDLTKTFRDAFEPFDFTLQD
- the cwf19l1.L gene encoding CWF19-like protein 1 isoform X4, which codes for MLLCVGSFFGTSPESQTHWDEYKSGAKKAPIQTYVLGANNQETVKHFKDVDGCELAANITYLGRKGLFTGASGLQIAYLSGIESSSEPAPAYCFTAKDVTSLKMSLMSNSKFKGVDILLTSSWPKDVSNYGNALPNEASKKCGSALISNLAFNLKPRYHFAALEGENYERLPYRNHLVLQENAQHVSRFISLASVGNLDKKKYIYAFNIVPMSLTDIADLVKQPLDVTENPYRKSDKDTPKSKGNKSAEEEEPTQQFFFDLNKPQGKKRQTDGKGGRQSQAKQPRKHPQPTGPCWFCLASPEVEKHLVVSIGDNCYVALAKGGLMSDHVLILPIGHYQSTVDLSSDVVKEVEQYKAALRTFFKTKGKRYVMFERNYKSQHLQLQVVPLPLSCCTTEDIKETFILQAQEQGMELLEIPEHSDIKQIAQPGTPYFYVELDSGEKLFHRIKKHFPLQFGREVLASEAILNIPTRADWKDCKSSRAEEEDLTKTFRDAFEPFDFTLQD
- the cwf19l1.L gene encoding CWF19-like protein 1 isoform X1, which codes for MSTKGLSIVLKNHLIKIVCRSIMWSVPMFYTFWNLRRLFVCSRAYVEHHLLTCGDVYGRFDVLFNRVRVIQKKSGQFDMLLCVGSFFGTSPESQTHWDEYKSGAKKAPIQTYVLGANNQETVKHFKDVDGCELAANITYLGRKGLFTGASGLQIAYLSGIESSSEPAPAYCFTAKDVTSLKMSLMSNSKFKGVDILLTSSWPKDVSNYGNALPNEASKKCGSALISNLAFNLKPRYHFAALEGENYERLPYRNHLVLQENAQHVSRFISLASVGNLDKKKYIYAFNIVPMSLTDIADLVKQPLDVTENPYRKSDKDTPKSKGNKSAEEEEPTQQFFFDLNKPQGKKRQTDGKGGRQSQAKQPRKHPQPTGPCWFCLASPEVEKHLVVSIGDNCYVALAKGGLMSDHVLILPIGHYQSTVDLSSDVVKEVEQYKAALRTFFKTKGKRYVMFERNYKSQHLQLQVVPLPLSCCTTEDIKETFILQAQEQGMELLEIPEHSDIKQIAQPGTPYFYVELDSGEKLFHRIKKHFPLQFGREVLASEAILNIPTRADWKDCKSSRAEEEDLTKTFRDAFEPFDFTLQD
- the cwf19l1.L gene encoding CWF19-like protein 1 isoform X3; amino-acid sequence: MFYTFWNLRRLFVCSRAYVEHHLLTCGDVYGRFDVLFNRVRVIQKKSGQFDMLLCVGSFFGTSPESQTHWDEYKSGAKKAPIQTYVLGANNQETVKHFKDVDGCELAANITYLGRKGLFTGASGLQIAYLSGIESSSEPAPAYCFTAKDVTSLKMSLMSNSKFKGVDILLTSSWPKDVSNYGNALPNEASKKCGSALISNLAFNLKPRYHFAALEGENYERLPYRNHLVLQENAQHVSRFISLASVGNLDKKKEEPTQQFFFDLNKPQGKKRQTDGKGGRQSQAKQPRKHPQPTGPCWFCLASPEVEKHLVVSIGDNCYVALAKGGLMSDHVLILPIGHYQSTVDLSSDVVKEVEQYKAALRTFFKTKGKRYVMFERNYKSQHLQLQVVPLPLSCCTTEDIKETFILQAQEQGMELLEIPEHSDIKQIAQPGTPYFYVELDSGEKLFHRIKKHFPLQFGREVLASEAILNIPTRADWKDCKSSRAEEEDLTKTFRDAFEPFDFTLQD